The Leptospira sp. WS39.C2 genome contains a region encoding:
- the zigA gene encoding zinc metallochaperone GTPase ZigA, which translates to MDKKIPVTVLSGFLGAGKTTLLNHVLSNREGLRVAVIVNDMSEVNIDAKLVASGASLSRTNETLVEMSNGCICCTLREDLLIEITKLAKENRFDAILIESTGISEPLPIAETFTFEDENGLSLSDLVTLDSMITVVDAVNFLKDFESLDSLSERKLGAGEGDDRDLVDLLVDQIEFSNTLVVNKISLLSETKKNKLLTILRSLNAEAEIFTTDYGKIPLSKVFYTGKFDFDKASQFPLWLKELRGEHVPETEEYGIKSFVYGNRKPMHPKRFYDWLDSEKEGLVRAKGFVWLASKMDWVVLYSQAGNLSSYKPEGYWWASIRDEDIPNDPDVLENLKQHWLEPWGDRRQEIVLIGRDMNEKRIRASLDKCLLTDEEYKQGPEFWANLEDPFPNWDEMIETPDGETETEVVKS; encoded by the coding sequence TTGGACAAAAAAATACCCGTTACCGTATTATCAGGATTCTTAGGAGCTGGCAAAACCACCCTGCTCAATCATGTTCTTTCCAATAGAGAGGGACTTCGTGTAGCCGTGATTGTCAATGACATGAGTGAAGTGAATATCGATGCCAAATTAGTAGCCAGTGGTGCTTCTCTTAGCCGCACGAACGAAACATTAGTAGAAATGTCCAATGGTTGTATTTGTTGCACCTTAAGAGAAGACCTTCTCATAGAGATCACAAAACTTGCGAAAGAAAATCGTTTTGATGCCATTTTAATTGAATCCACAGGAATCTCGGAACCTCTACCCATTGCAGAAACATTTACGTTTGAAGATGAAAATGGTTTGAGTTTATCGGATTTAGTAACACTAGATTCGATGATCACAGTAGTCGACGCTGTCAATTTTTTGAAAGACTTTGAAAGTTTGGATTCCTTAAGCGAACGAAAGTTAGGTGCCGGTGAAGGTGACGACAGAGATTTAGTGGATCTGCTTGTCGACCAAATTGAATTTTCTAATACCTTAGTTGTGAATAAAATTAGCCTTTTATCAGAAACTAAAAAAAACAAACTACTTACAATTTTACGTTCTCTAAATGCAGAAGCTGAAATATTCACTACGGATTACGGTAAAATCCCACTCTCAAAAGTTTTTTATACAGGTAAGTTTGATTTTGATAAAGCAAGCCAGTTCCCTTTATGGTTAAAAGAATTAAGAGGAGAACATGTCCCCGAAACAGAAGAGTATGGTATCAAAAGTTTTGTTTATGGGAATCGAAAACCCATGCACCCTAAACGATTTTATGATTGGTTAGATTCTGAAAAAGAAGGACTTGTCAGGGCCAAAGGATTTGTATGGCTAGCCTCAAAAATGGATTGGGTGGTGTTATACTCTCAGGCAGGCAATCTTTCTTCCTATAAACCAGAAGGTTATTGGTGGGCAAGTATCAGGGACGAAGACATTCCAAACGACCCAGATGTTCTAGAAAATCTCAAACAACATTGGTTAGAACCCTGGGGTGATAGAAGGCAAGAGATCGTTCTCATTGGCCGAGACATGAACGAAAAAAGAATAAGAGCATCTCTCGACAAATGCCTATTAACCGATGAAGAATACAAACAAGGTCCAGAGTTTTGGGCAAACTTAGAAGATCCGTTTCCGAATTGGGATGAAATGATCGAAACTCCCGACGGAGAAACAGAAACCGAGGTTGTTAAATCATGA
- a CDS encoding methyl-accepting chemotaxis protein — protein MDEYKLQSAKTINTIRFILFGIYALGILGSLGSIRPDQLMVMTTSTSLYGVLAFTQMYLFRKQKNPHPFWFVIGDVILVGLSTWGQSMITLDLSAAALKIGINYTICFFLILYSGFLFSSKQSIIVGTLLILIHIGSLVFSYREGVSFVDRNDVHHLPHSVSLPIEVVKVIFLILATFFMSKMVGLLIVIREKALEGKKEADSHSKLVSAQKEAMVETGENLNQSVAALRVFTDDLNGLVQNQAASIEEISASLTEIAQSTENSFTFVKDQYNRIESLNEESKTLEGIVSSVRSEIELISGQIKESSKFSNLVTLSMENLNHVLSDVSSSFQKVEDVNQIMKEIADQTNLLALNASIEAARAGEHGRGFAVVAQEVAKLADNSATNASIISKTILKSKSDLIKGNLSAKEANSLASNQEKEMLNIQTKVINFNEKIIELQKLNARVVDSQKELKDISSQLETIAKEQSIGNQEVMRAAQNIEDAVQVVAENTRVLAEHIEDIQVLANRIK, from the coding sequence ATGGACGAATACAAATTACAATCCGCCAAAACCATCAATACCATCCGCTTTATTTTATTTGGAATTTATGCATTGGGTATTTTAGGGAGTTTAGGTTCCATCCGACCAGACCAATTGATGGTAATGACAACTTCCACTTCTTTGTATGGAGTCCTTGCCTTTACACAAATGTATTTGTTTCGTAAACAAAAAAATCCCCACCCATTTTGGTTTGTGATTGGAGATGTAATCCTTGTGGGTCTTTCTACTTGGGGCCAGTCAATGATCACATTGGATCTATCCGCAGCTGCACTCAAAATTGGTATCAATTATACGATTTGTTTTTTTCTTATACTCTACTCAGGTTTTTTATTTTCCTCAAAACAAAGTATTATTGTTGGAACACTTCTCATCTTGATACACATTGGATCACTAGTTTTTTCCTATCGTGAAGGTGTAAGTTTTGTCGACCGTAACGATGTACACCATTTACCACATTCCGTATCATTACCAATCGAAGTAGTTAAAGTTATATTTTTAATTTTGGCTACATTTTTTATGAGTAAGATGGTAGGTTTACTTATTGTTATACGAGAAAAAGCTTTGGAAGGTAAAAAAGAAGCAGATTCTCATTCAAAGTTAGTATCGGCACAAAAAGAAGCGATGGTAGAAACTGGAGAGAATTTAAATCAGTCGGTAGCCGCCTTAAGGGTGTTTACTGATGATTTGAATGGACTTGTACAAAACCAAGCAGCCTCAATCGAAGAAATTTCCGCATCTCTTACAGAAATTGCACAATCAACAGAAAATTCTTTTACTTTTGTAAAGGACCAATACAACCGTATTGAATCCCTAAATGAAGAAAGTAAAACCTTAGAGGGAATTGTCAGTTCAGTTCGCAGTGAGATCGAATTGATCTCAGGGCAAATCAAAGAGTCCTCAAAATTTAGTAATTTGGTGACCCTTTCGATGGAAAATTTGAATCATGTACTTTCAGACGTTAGTAGTAGTTTTCAAAAAGTAGAAGATGTCAATCAGATCATGAAAGAAATTGCTGATCAAACCAACTTACTTGCATTAAATGCTTCTATTGAAGCGGCAAGGGCAGGGGAACATGGGCGGGGATTTGCTGTGGTAGCACAAGAAGTGGCAAAACTTGCCGACAATTCTGCAACCAATGCCAGTATCATTTCCAAAACCATTTTAAAATCCAAATCCGATTTAATCAAAGGAAATCTTTCTGCAAAAGAAGCTAATTCTCTTGCTTCAAACCAAGAAAAAGAAATGTTAAACATTCAAACTAAGGTAATTAATTTTAATGAAAAAATTATCGAATTACAGAAGTTAAATGCAAGGGTTGTCGATTCTCAAAAGGAACTAAAAGATATTTCCTCGCAACTAGAAACCATTGCCAAAGAACAATCCATTGGAAACCAAGAAGTCATGCGAGCTGCCCAAAATATTGAAGATGCTGTCCAGGTAGTTGCTGAAAACACAAGAGTGCTTGCAGAGCACATTGAGGACATCCAAGTCCTTGCCAATCGGATCAAATGA
- a CDS encoding acyl-CoA dehydrogenase family protein: MISNNYFNDNDDLIDHFDSLTPWNAVVDQYEQGFEDFAEFQKTGKEELTFAPGNYEDAIEFYRSTLEAGGDIAGNDISQISKAMDEEGLKYKDGQVGFPKPMLDVVEKIKSAGLLPYGIHRHYGGLGLPSVVQSMLSECVSRGDGSLAITLGCMNLAETVERFGTEEMIHEYVPKMAAGELCGAMALTEPNYGSDLPNLQTKAIKGEDGVWRITGTKRFITHACGFGNAPSIILTLARTGTTTSGARGLSFFLVHSKDVFVASIEKKMGLHCSPTCEVVFENSPGILIGEEGKGLVKYSMAMMNQARLNIAAQAMGIATAAYFEAKKYAEERVQFGKTINNITAVKKMLERMEREVSAMRCILYEASFAVDQYRWKEERGKMKGLSEKEIKKDETFKKWEKLASLFTPLSKYYITEIANLVAYDAMQIHGGSGYTEDYDVARLYRDVRITNIYEGTTQLQTVACIGGIVSGMTETGIYREYLKSEMAGFVSSSELNDLFKQFETVVAEFAEIDSTPLREELAFEVVESAARFHNSLLLERSVGRSKVERRNHRKSLTESYILDSAAILASNLTKIRGKKKTPVTA, from the coding sequence ATGATATCTAATAACTATTTTAATGATAATGATGACTTAATTGATCATTTTGATTCCCTCACACCTTGGAATGCGGTCGTTGACCAATACGAACAAGGGTTCGAAGATTTTGCAGAATTCCAAAAAACGGGAAAAGAGGAATTAACCTTTGCTCCTGGAAATTACGAAGATGCAATTGAATTTTATAGGTCAACACTGGAAGCAGGTGGTGACATCGCTGGAAATGACATCTCTCAAATCTCCAAAGCTATGGATGAAGAGGGACTCAAATACAAAGACGGACAAGTTGGTTTCCCAAAACCAATGTTAGACGTGGTAGAAAAAATTAAATCTGCAGGTCTATTACCTTATGGAATCCATAGACACTACGGTGGACTTGGATTACCTTCTGTTGTTCAATCGATGTTATCTGAATGTGTGTCTCGTGGTGATGGATCCCTTGCAATTACACTTGGTTGTATGAACCTTGCGGAAACTGTTGAACGTTTTGGAACAGAGGAAATGATTCATGAGTATGTTCCGAAGATGGCCGCTGGTGAACTTTGCGGAGCGATGGCTCTTACAGAACCAAACTACGGTTCTGACCTTCCCAATTTGCAAACAAAGGCAATAAAAGGGGAAGATGGTGTTTGGCGGATCACTGGAACCAAACGTTTCATCACACATGCTTGTGGGTTTGGAAATGCTCCTTCCATCATATTAACTTTAGCAAGAACTGGTACAACAACAAGTGGAGCACGTGGACTTTCCTTTTTCCTAGTGCATTCTAAAGATGTGTTTGTGGCTTCCATCGAAAAGAAAATGGGTCTCCATTGTTCTCCTACCTGTGAAGTAGTCTTCGAAAATTCTCCTGGGATCCTTATCGGTGAAGAAGGAAAAGGCCTTGTGAAATATTCAATGGCGATGATGAACCAAGCTCGACTCAATATCGCAGCACAAGCCATGGGAATTGCAACGGCTGCTTATTTTGAAGCAAAAAAATACGCAGAAGAAAGAGTTCAATTTGGAAAAACAATTAATAACATAACCGCTGTGAAAAAGATGTTAGAAAGAATGGAACGCGAAGTTTCGGCAATGCGTTGTATTTTATACGAAGCAAGTTTTGCTGTGGACCAGTACCGTTGGAAAGAAGAACGCGGAAAGATGAAAGGCCTCTCGGAAAAGGAAATCAAAAAAGATGAAACTTTTAAGAAATGGGAAAAACTTGCCTCTCTTTTCACTCCACTTTCCAAATACTACATCACAGAAATAGCTAATCTTGTGGCTTATGACGCAATGCAAATCCATGGTGGATCAGGTTATACAGAAGATTATGACGTGGCTCGTTTGTATCGAGATGTTCGGATCACAAATATCTACGAAGGAACCACACAACTCCAAACAGTCGCTTGTATTGGTGGGATTGTCTCTGGGATGACAGAAACAGGAATCTACCGTGAATATTTAAAATCGGAAATGGCAGGATTTGTTTCTTCTTCTGAGTTAAATGATCTGTTTAAACAATTTGAAACTGTTGTAGCTGAATTCGCTGAAATTGATTCAACTCCTCTAAGAGAAGAGTTGGCTTTTGAAGTCGTAGAATCTGCTGCCAGATTTCACAACAGTTTATTACTCGAAAGAAGTGTTGGAAGGTCCAAAGTGGAAAGAAGAAACCACAGAAAGTCACTTACGGAAAGTTATATTTTGGATAGTGCGGCCATCCTAGCTTCCAATCTAACTAAAATTCGTGGAAAGAAAAAAACTCCAGTCACCGCATAA
- a CDS encoding amidohydrolase family protein — protein MSANSKDIRISSPFSWRGDSFPPILDEDTPNHLKRISDLGIPFIFDIHTHFFPETIMKLIWRWFDNVNWAIGYRLPEIERVKRLHQNGIKQFTTLNYAHKKNMAQSLNEWTYANFKNWPGAIPFGTFYPEEGVFSYVKQAVEGYGFLGFKLHCEVSKLNLNDPELSDSFRYLEKKEIPLVIHTGTAPLPGEFTGFQFFKPFIETYPNLHVIIAHMGAHEISAYASLLGHYPNLALDTTMVFVDFLATGKESDIDAAIPLLERFQDQIYFGSDFPNIPYNLNHPISKLLDLPISDKAKQKILYRNGKNRFFK, from the coding sequence ATTTCTGCAAATTCCAAAGACATTCGGATTTCCTCTCCTTTTTCTTGGAGGGGAGATTCTTTCCCTCCCATACTAGACGAAGATACACCAAACCATCTAAAAAGGATTTCCGATTTAGGAATTCCCTTTATTTTTGATATCCACACTCATTTTTTTCCTGAAACCATTATGAAGTTGATTTGGCGATGGTTTGATAATGTCAATTGGGCCATTGGATACCGACTACCAGAGATAGAAAGAGTGAAACGTTTGCACCAAAATGGGATCAAACAATTTACCACACTCAACTATGCTCATAAAAAAAATATGGCTCAGTCTTTGAATGAATGGACTTATGCCAATTTTAAAAATTGGCCAGGTGCCATTCCCTTCGGGACATTTTATCCAGAGGAAGGTGTTTTTTCGTATGTAAAACAAGCAGTGGAAGGGTATGGGTTTTTAGGATTCAAACTCCATTGTGAAGTATCCAAACTCAATTTAAACGACCCCGAGCTGAGTGATTCTTTTCGTTATTTAGAAAAAAAAGAAATTCCCCTTGTCATCCATACGGGGACAGCTCCACTCCCTGGTGAGTTTACAGGCTTTCAGTTTTTCAAACCTTTTATCGAAACTTATCCTAATTTACATGTCATCATTGCCCACATGGGAGCCCATGAGATTTCCGCCTATGCCTCGTTACTTGGTCATTATCCAAACTTGGCATTGGATACTACCATGGTATTTGTGGATTTTCTTGCCACGGGAAAGGAATCCGACATTGATGCTGCGATTCCACTCCTCGAACGTTTCCAAGACCAAATTTATTTTGGATCTGACTTTCCCAATATCCCTTATAACCTAAACCACCCAATTTCCAAATTACTTGACCTTCCTATCAGTGACAAAGCCAAACAAAAAATCCTCTACAGGAACGGAAAAAACCGATTTTTTAAATGA
- a CDS encoding metal ABC transporter substrate-binding protein, whose amino-acid sequence MFSIFAYLVLFLFQLVASPVMAKVSLVASISDIKYIAEQIAGDRADVYGMIRGVDDPHFVMTRPDFLVRLSEADVLCVVGLDLEVGWIPYLQQQSRNMKIQKGQPGYCDTSFGVKILGEPTVMMDRSMGDMHIFGNPHYWNDPINAIQMAQNIKNALTRVDPLNGEYYESNFNTFKKRLIQVTREEMKKMEPYFGLKVAVFHDQFVYLAARFKFNANLTIEERPGVPPSVRYMDQVISYMIAEKIKIILIGPYHNPKYAEYVSSKVPGSVVVTLPVSVGALDTTSYEESLRLSLQKIRDASDKTK is encoded by the coding sequence ATGTTTTCTATTTTTGCCTATCTGGTTTTGTTTTTATTCCAATTGGTTGCCTCACCAGTAATGGCTAAGGTTTCCCTTGTGGCCAGTATCTCTGACATCAAATACATCGCAGAACAAATCGCAGGTGATAGAGCTGATGTATACGGAATGATCCGAGGAGTGGATGACCCTCATTTTGTCATGACTCGTCCTGATTTTTTGGTGAGACTGAGTGAAGCTGATGTTTTATGTGTTGTGGGTCTTGATTTAGAAGTTGGTTGGATTCCTTACCTCCAACAACAATCTCGGAATATGAAAATCCAAAAAGGCCAACCTGGGTATTGTGATACTTCCTTCGGAGTGAAAATCCTTGGGGAACCAACAGTGATGATGGATCGTTCTATGGGGGATATGCATATTTTTGGAAACCCACATTATTGGAATGATCCCATCAATGCTATTCAGATGGCTCAAAATATCAAAAATGCTCTAACACGTGTGGATCCTCTGAATGGGGAATACTATGAAAGTAATTTTAATACCTTCAAAAAACGTCTGATCCAAGTGACAAGAGAAGAGATGAAAAAAATGGAGCCGTATTTTGGACTAAAAGTTGCTGTTTTTCATGACCAATTTGTTTATTTGGCAGCGCGGTTCAAATTTAATGCGAACCTTACCATAGAAGAACGTCCAGGAGTTCCACCTTCTGTTCGTTATATGGACCAAGTGATTAGTTATATGATCGCGGAAAAGATAAAAATTATCTTGATTGGTCCTTATCACAATCCAAAGTATGCAGAGTATGTCTCTTCAAAAGTACCTGGTTCGGTTGTAGTGACACTCCCAGTTTCCGTTGGTGCATTGGATACCACAAGTTATGAAGAAAGCCTACGTTTGAGTTTACAAAAAATACGCGATGCAAGCGATAAAACCAAATAA
- a CDS encoding metal ABC transporter ATP-binding protein — translation MQAIKPNNLTDTTTFIHTDHLTVGYRKEFPVVTDIHLHIEAGKTYALVGGNGAGKTTLFRTLTDLLPPLSGSIQFSKSITTSYVPQAKKMALDFPLRVEDVLLMPKNIGLSFLPKSKFSKEDFELIDRTGVSSYLKKQISLCSGGQLQKVLILRSLLTKANLIFLDEPMDSLDHNARELFQSILSEYLKMGNRSLFFITHSLEHDWGFGFDEVFEIDEGKLFNITKGERPPNCHHHD, via the coding sequence ATGCAAGCGATAAAACCAAATAACCTAACCGATACCACAACTTTTATCCATACGGACCATTTGACCGTTGGATACAGAAAAGAGTTTCCAGTGGTCACTGATATCCACCTCCATATTGAAGCAGGGAAAACTTACGCACTTGTCGGAGGGAATGGGGCAGGGAAAACAACACTCTTTCGGACACTCACAGACTTATTACCTCCACTTTCTGGATCAATTCAGTTTTCAAAATCGATCACTACATCGTATGTGCCCCAAGCAAAAAAGATGGCACTTGATTTTCCATTACGAGTGGAAGATGTTCTCCTTATGCCAAAAAATATTGGCCTTAGTTTTTTACCAAAATCAAAATTTTCAAAAGAAGACTTTGAATTGATTGATCGAACGGGTGTTAGTTCGTATCTAAAAAAGCAGATTTCATTATGTAGTGGAGGACAATTACAAAAGGTCCTTATCCTCCGATCACTTCTTACAAAAGCCAATCTGATTTTTTTAGATGAACCAATGGATTCTTTGGATCATAATGCAAGGGAACTTTTCCAATCAATTTTATCTGAATACCTAAAGATGGGAAACAGATCCTTATTTTTCATCACTCATAGTCTAGAACACGATTGGGGTTTTGGTTTTGACGAGGTGTTTGAAATTGACGAAGGCAAATTATTCAATATCACCAAAGGAGAAAGGCCTCCGAACTGCCACCATCATGACTAG
- a CDS encoding metal ABC transporter permease, giving the protein MTSLLSSWNLFLPQILVGSLVGALLSVLGILIVLRGMTFFGVTLSQAVTFSVALSLFMEWPGEIFPILFSCVLVFPLLYVRKLPGMKEEVILGILFVFFSAASQFMLALGGNVQNHLMAAFFGDILTSQVRANSLGIYIAIFFFILYLSFFRRFLFISFDRDEYKIQVGNPLPFDYLFYIILAASLTVAVNLLGTFYSIAHLLLPVFALLPIIRSLKILTIVCVLFSILSTCLGFMVSLVGIEKNGEMIYFPTSSSIILVLCLFAFLIHTFRALISSYFSKRSR; this is encoded by the coding sequence ATGACTAGTCTCCTTTCTAGCTGGAATTTATTTTTACCACAGATCCTTGTTGGTAGTCTTGTGGGTGCATTACTCTCTGTTCTCGGAATCCTTATTGTTCTCCGAGGTATGACTTTTTTTGGAGTCACACTTTCACAAGCCGTGACATTTTCTGTAGCCTTGTCTCTTTTTATGGAATGGCCAGGAGAGATTTTTCCTATTCTGTTTTCTTGTGTTTTGGTTTTTCCTCTTTTGTATGTAAGAAAACTTCCAGGTATGAAAGAAGAGGTCATCCTCGGAATCTTATTTGTATTTTTTTCTGCTGCTTCTCAGTTTATGTTGGCGCTCGGTGGGAATGTTCAAAACCATTTGATGGCGGCTTTTTTTGGCGACATACTCACTTCGCAAGTCAGAGCCAATTCTTTAGGAATTTACATTGCGATTTTCTTTTTTATCCTCTACCTTAGTTTTTTTAGAAGGTTTTTGTTCATCAGTTTTGATCGTGACGAATACAAAATCCAGGTAGGAAACCCACTTCCTTTTGATTACCTTTTTTATATCATCCTTGCTGCTTCCCTTACGGTTGCAGTGAATTTACTCGGAACATTTTATAGCATCGCTCATCTGTTACTTCCCGTTTTTGCCTTACTTCCCATCATTCGATCCTTAAAAATTTTAACCATAGTTTGTGTTTTGTTTTCGATACTTTCTACTTGTTTGGGATTTATGGTGTCTCTTGTGGGAATTGAGAAAAATGGAGAAATGATCTATTTTCCTACTTCTTCCAGTATCATTTTGGTCCTTTGTTTGTTTGCATTTCTGATTCACACCTTCCGAGCTCTAATCTCTTCTTATTTTTCAAAAAGAAGCCGATAG
- a CDS encoding class I SAM-dependent methyltransferase, whose amino-acid sequence METIPCNTCGHHSFSPLLVKKSPLGESFSIVTCNHCGLVQVNPQPSLEEVKKYYDDSYFTQRTERGYDNYYSSELRKEISRVFQLNLHDLDFFTWEEGRKKQSSSHNKSLSSLDIGCAAGYFVAYMKDRGYDAKGIEIADGPVRFARETLGLSIFQENFLEWDLEFKNQFDVITLWATIEHLHKPKETLEKINKHLLPGGILVLSTCRYGLLAKWNGYHWRYLNVPEHLYYYSFSGLKKLLGSLGYHSPKAFTYGSGLTSRKNSGLLFRLRKSFFDRFVKWFRMGDMMVFSVLNDKS is encoded by the coding sequence GTGGAAACCATTCCTTGTAATACCTGCGGCCATCATTCCTTTTCACCACTACTTGTAAAAAAAAGTCCTCTTGGTGAGTCCTTCTCCATTGTTACATGCAATCACTGTGGTCTTGTCCAAGTGAACCCACAACCAAGTTTAGAAGAAGTTAAAAAATATTACGACGATTCCTATTTTACCCAAAGGACGGAACGAGGGTATGATAATTATTATTCGAGTGAATTACGTAAGGAAATTTCTCGAGTATTCCAATTGAATTTACATGACTTAGATTTTTTTACATGGGAAGAAGGAAGAAAAAAACAATCCAGCTCCCATAACAAATCTTTATCTTCCCTTGATATTGGTTGTGCTGCTGGTTATTTTGTAGCGTACATGAAAGATAGAGGGTATGACGCCAAGGGAATAGAAATTGCTGACGGTCCTGTCCGTTTTGCAAGAGAAACACTCGGCCTTTCGATTTTCCAAGAAAATTTTCTAGAATGGGACTTAGAATTCAAAAACCAATTTGATGTGATTACCCTTTGGGCAACGATCGAACACTTACACAAACCAAAAGAGACTTTGGAAAAAATCAATAAACATCTGTTACCTGGTGGAATCTTAGTATTGTCTACATGTCGATACGGGTTACTTGCCAAATGGAATGGTTACCATTGGCGTTATTTGAATGTACCAGAACATTTGTATTATTATTCCTTTTCTGGTTTAAAAAAACTACTCGGATCACTAGGTTACCATTCCCCAAAGGCCTTCACCTATGGTAGTGGGCTCACCAGTCGGAAAAATTCAGGGCTTCTTTTTCGATTACGAAAGTCTTTTTTTGATCGTTTTGTCAAATGGTTCCGAATGGGTGATATGATGGTTTTTTCTGTTTTAAATGACAAATCATAA
- the tmk gene encoding dTMP kinase, protein MPVKSQFFVFEGIDGSGKTTVSKRVSEILNSKSIPNLWHREPTDSDFGRKIREFLQGKIKLNQEEQLKLFLQDRELSVKNTILPTLKDGKSVIQDRYYFSTAAYQGKDEEHAADILYMNEDKGFPEPNRVYFLDLSPEEALERRNTRGGITEAFDEQSEQTRIYQNYLAILPEATIFVDATADLEEVVQFCVEDILNSLSL, encoded by the coding sequence ATGCCAGTAAAGTCGCAATTTTTTGTCTTCGAAGGGATCGATGGTTCAGGGAAAACAACAGTTTCAAAGAGAGTTTCTGAAATTCTAAATTCAAAATCCATCCCCAATTTATGGCACAGAGAGCCAACTGACAGCGATTTTGGAAGGAAAATCAGAGAATTCCTTCAAGGGAAAATCAAACTGAACCAAGAGGAACAGCTAAAACTATTTTTACAGGACAGAGAACTATCTGTAAAAAACACCATCTTACCAACGTTAAAGGATGGAAAATCAGTAATCCAAGATCGTTATTATTTTTCGACAGCAGCTTACCAAGGGAAGGACGAAGAACATGCTGCGGACATTTTGTACATGAATGAGGATAAAGGATTTCCGGAACCTAATCGTGTGTATTTTTTAGACCTTTCCCCCGAAGAAGCCTTGGAACGTCGGAATACACGTGGAGGGATAACAGAAGCGTTTGATGAACAGTCGGAACAAACCCGGATCTACCAAAATTATTTGGCAATTTTACCCGAAGCAACGATCTTTGTTGATGCAACTGCTGACCTAGAGGAAGTCGTTCAATTTTGTGTGGAAGATATTCTAAATTCCTTATCGTTATGA
- a CDS encoding EAL domain-containing protein, with amino-acid sequence MQIESESHKLVREWKEWFAGGELTPVFQPILSSESTGIYGYELLGRLSTPQGLISLGEFFLSHTLGYDELFYLKKEVDEAIRFSALQKFEKEAPPETKLFINISPSILYHALLHLETTLPQTIRMVREVGLDPTRIVIEITEERFPHNLELLKPILNLYRKEGFSIAVDDAGSEASNLDRIGLFHPEIIKVDLQMLRRSTFSRNFKEILLNLSKLGESLGSSLLFEGIESEDELYNALNYGARYIQGYYFAKPELNFAGRFEYRSEMQSSLEYFHARKQKEMNEQIEWETIWKNKLSEIVMGFGEEDGIWEWKEHFSTSVFGDGDFFRMYITNHMGFQVSPNYARSELGDMKPDYSFLGKNWSFRPYFFEHLHKSKTSRDAWTLSQMYHDISERMMLRTFARNLSENLILFIDVVVSRS; translated from the coding sequence ATGCAAATAGAAAGCGAAAGTCATAAACTAGTTCGGGAGTGGAAAGAGTGGTTTGCAGGTGGTGAACTCACCCCAGTATTCCAACCCATTTTGTCATCGGAATCCACCGGTATTTATGGTTATGAACTTCTTGGAAGATTGTCCACACCCCAAGGCCTCATCAGTTTAGGTGAATTTTTCCTTTCACATACCTTAGGTTATGATGAATTGTTTTATCTAAAGAAAGAAGTGGATGAAGCAATTCGTTTTTCCGCCTTACAAAAGTTTGAAAAAGAAGCTCCCCCCGAAACAAAACTTTTTATCAATATCTCCCCAAGCATCTTATACCATGCACTCCTCCATTTAGAAACAACTTTACCACAAACAATCCGAATGGTTCGCGAAGTGGGACTTGATCCAACAAGGATCGTCATTGAAATTACAGAAGAACGATTCCCTCATAATTTAGAATTATTAAAACCAATTTTGAATTTATATCGTAAAGAAGGGTTTTCCATCGCTGTTGACGATGCTGGTTCCGAAGCGAGTAATTTAGATCGGATTGGTTTGTTCCACCCAGAGATCATCAAGGTGGATTTACAAATGTTGCGAAGGTCCACTTTTTCGAGAAACTTTAAAGAGATACTACTCAACTTATCAAAATTAGGTGAATCACTAGGGAGTAGTTTGTTATTTGAGGGCATCGAATCGGAAGATGAGTTATACAATGCTCTCAATTATGGTGCACGTTACATCCAAGGCTATTATTTTGCGAAACCAGAATTAAATTTTGCGGGTCGATTTGAATATAGATCGGAAATGCAATCCTCATTGGAATACTTCCATGCTCGAAAACAAAAAGAGATGAATGAGCAGATCGAATGGGAAACCATTTGGAAAAATAAATTATCAGAAATTGTGATGGGGTTTGGGGAAGAAGATGGGATTTGGGAATGGAAGGAACATTTTTCTACATCGGTTTTTGGGGATGGAGATTTTTTTAGGATGTACATCACAAACCACATGGGGTTTCAAGTTTCACCCAATTATGCGAGGTCCGAATTAGGAGATATGAAGCCGGATTATTCTTTTTTGGGAAAAAACTGGTCGTTTCGGCCTTATTTTTTTGAACACCTTCACAAATCCAAAACAAGTCGAGATGCCTGGACCTTGTCACAGATGTACCATGATATTTCAGAACGGATGATGCTTCGGACATTTGCTAGAAATCTCTCTGAAAATTTGATATTATTTATCGATGTCGTCGTGTCCCGAAGCTGA